The following are encoded together in the Gordonia insulae genome:
- the qcrA gene encoding cytochrome bc1 complex Rieske iron-sulfur subunit, with translation MSASGGKDDPSKDELDQMSNEELVKLGTNLDGVEIIHRAERFPEPGTGVEKRAERQVAAWFTLAGVSALACFVIFIWNHWEFALPDSVDYWRYTLNTPLLGVTFGLSVLSIGVGMVLFTKKFIPAEISVQDRHDGGSSDVDKKTIAAEFDDSLRTSTLPRRKMILGSAAFGLGTFAFTGLIAGVGGLIKNPWAQREKAPLWHTGWSPIYNPADDPNETVFLRRDTGNPLQVALVRPEDLDAGAMETVFPWRVSDGYGETEESRHKLIEGLRYVSNPVMLIRLRPEDAARAIKRKNQESFNYGDYFAYTKVCSHLGCPTSLFEQRTNRILCPCHQSQFDALEYAKPVFGPAARALAQLPITVNNQGYMVAAGDFIEPVGPAFWERRS, from the coding sequence ATGAGTGCTAGCGGCGGTAAAGACGATCCGTCGAAGGACGAGCTCGACCAGATGAGCAACGAGGAACTGGTCAAGCTCGGTACCAACCTCGACGGCGTGGAGATCATCCACCGGGCCGAGCGGTTCCCCGAACCCGGCACCGGCGTCGAGAAGCGTGCCGAACGCCAGGTCGCGGCGTGGTTCACCCTCGCGGGTGTCTCCGCACTCGCCTGCTTCGTGATCTTCATCTGGAATCACTGGGAGTTCGCCCTCCCCGATTCGGTCGACTACTGGCGCTACACGCTCAACACCCCGCTGCTGGGCGTGACGTTCGGCCTGTCGGTCTTGTCGATCGGCGTCGGCATGGTGCTGTTCACCAAGAAGTTCATCCCGGCCGAGATCTCGGTGCAGGATCGCCACGACGGCGGCTCGTCCGACGTCGACAAGAAGACCATCGCGGCCGAGTTCGACGATTCGTTGCGGACCTCCACCCTGCCGCGTCGCAAGATGATCCTCGGTTCCGCGGCATTCGGCCTGGGCACGTTCGCCTTCACCGGACTCATCGCCGGCGTCGGCGGCCTCATCAAGAACCCGTGGGCGCAGCGCGAGAAGGCCCCGCTGTGGCACACCGGATGGTCGCCGATCTACAACCCGGCCGACGATCCGAACGAGACGGTGTTCCTGCGCCGCGACACCGGCAACCCCCTGCAGGTCGCCCTGGTCCGTCCCGAGGATCTCGACGCCGGCGCGATGGAGACCGTTTTCCCGTGGCGCGTGTCCGACGGCTACGGCGAGACCGAGGAGTCGCGCCACAAGCTCATCGAGGGTCTGCGCTACGTGAGCAATCCCGTCATGTTGATCCGTCTGCGTCCGGAGGACGCGGCCCGGGCCATCAAGCGGAAGAACCAGGAGAGCTTCAACTACGGCGACTATTTCGCCTACACGAAGGTCTGCAGCCACCTGGGTTGCCCCACGTCCCTGTTCGAGCAGCGGACCAATCGCATCCTGTGCCCGTGCCACCAGTCGCAGTTCGATGCCCTCGAGTATGCGAAGCCGGTCTTCGGTCCGGCTGCACGAGCCCTGGCACAGTTGCCGATTACGGTGAACAATCAGGGATACATGGTCGCTGCAGGCGACTTCATCGAACCCGTCGGACCGGCATTCTGGGAGCGTAGATCATGA
- the qcrC gene encoding cytochrome bc1 complex diheme cytochrome c subunit: protein MSSSPPRPSDSDDAGTADGSPSGNSASTRARKAKSRRKLRRRASGTLLLLVGLVAAGVLASVLTPKPQVAVADESNAALIADGKKLYETSCITCHGANLQGVNDRGPALLGVGDAAVYFQVSTGRMPAARGEAQALRKPPKFTKAQIDQLGAYIQSEGGGPQVIYERNPDGSVKMQDGLPVLAQESLRGKNLGRGSELFRLNCASCHNFTGRGGALSSGKFAPELDGVEEQQIYTAMLTGPQNMPKFSNRQLSVEEKKDIIGFIKYVTESKPQGGLSLGGFGPVSEGMVMWAIGVVAIVAGAMWMGSRT from the coding sequence ATGAGTTCATCTCCACCGCGACCGTCGGATAGCGACGACGCCGGAACGGCCGACGGCTCGCCGTCCGGCAACTCTGCCTCCACGCGCGCGCGCAAGGCGAAGTCACGACGCAAACTCCGTCGACGTGCCAGCGGCACATTGCTGCTGCTGGTCGGCCTGGTGGCCGCAGGCGTCCTGGCATCGGTCCTGACCCCGAAGCCTCAGGTCGCGGTCGCCGACGAGTCGAACGCCGCGCTGATCGCCGACGGCAAGAAGCTGTACGAGACCTCGTGCATCACCTGTCACGGCGCCAACCTCCAGGGCGTCAACGACCGCGGCCCGGCCCTGCTCGGTGTCGGCGACGCGGCGGTCTACTTCCAGGTGTCGACCGGCCGCATGCCGGCTGCTCGTGGTGAGGCGCAGGCGCTGCGCAAGCCGCCGAAGTTCACCAAGGCCCAGATCGATCAGCTCGGCGCCTACATCCAGTCCGAGGGCGGCGGACCGCAGGTCATCTACGAGCGCAATCCGGACGGCTCGGTCAAGATGCAGGACGGCCTGCCCGTGCTGGCGCAGGAGTCGTTGCGTGGCAAGAACCTCGGCCGCGGCAGCGAACTCTTCCGCCTCAACTGCGCGTCGTGCCACAACTTCACCGGCCGTGGCGGCGCGCTGTCATCGGGCAAGTTCGCCCCGGAGCTCGACGGAGTGGAAGAGCAGCAGATCTACACCGCGATGCTCACCGGTCCGCAGAACATGCCGAAGTTCTCCAACCGCCAGCTGTCGGTGGAGGAGAAGAAGGACATCATCGGCTTCATCAAGTACGTCACCGAGTCCAAGCCGCAGGGCGGCCTCTCCCTCGGCGGTTTCGGTCCGGTCAGCGAGGGCATGGTGATGTGGGCTATCGGCGTCGTGGCGATCGTCGCCGGCGCAATGTGGATGGGATCACGGACATGA
- the ctaE gene encoding aa3-type cytochrome oxidase subunit III, whose translation MTSAVGTSGTAITSRVHSLNRPNMVSVGTIVWLSSELMFFAGLFAMYFVARANSSIGWPPEPTELNLALAIPVTTVLILSSVTCQMGVFAAERGDVFGLRRWYVLTFLMGSFFVAGQAYEYYHLVHEGTTLSSSAYGSVFYMATGFHGLHVIGGLVAFIFLLIRTKLSKFTPAQATAAIVVSYYWHFVDIVWIGLFVTIYFIR comes from the coding sequence GTGACTAGCGCTGTAGGTACCTCAGGAACAGCCATCACCTCGCGCGTGCACTCGCTGAACCGGCCCAACATGGTCAGCGTCGGCACCATCGTGTGGCTGTCCAGTGAGCTCATGTTCTTCGCTGGACTTTTTGCGATGTACTTCGTCGCGCGGGCCAATTCGTCGATCGGTTGGCCGCCCGAACCCACGGAGTTGAACCTCGCGCTCGCGATCCCGGTGACGACCGTTCTGATCCTGTCGTCGGTGACATGCCAGATGGGCGTGTTCGCCGCGGAACGTGGTGACGTCTTCGGTCTCCGCCGGTGGTACGTCCTGACGTTCCTGATGGGCTCGTTCTTCGTCGCCGGCCAGGCGTACGAGTACTACCACCTGGTGCACGAGGGGACGACGCTCAGCTCGAGCGCCTATGGTTCGGTCTTCTACATGGCCACCGGATTCCACGGTCTCCATGTCATCGGCGGACTCGTGGCCTTCATCTTCTTGCTGATCCGCACCAAACTGTCCAAATTCACACCGGCGCAGGCCACTGCGGCCATCGTGGTGTCGTACTACTGGCACTTCGTCGACATCGTCTGGATCGGTCTCTTCGTCACCATCTACTTCATCAGGTAA
- the trpD gene encoding anthranilate phosphoribosyltransferase translates to MSSTQTSFSWPQILGRVTDGIDLSVEEASWAMNEIMSDAATGAQIAAFGVGVKMKGAAPAELRGLASAMLEHATLVEVAGTCVDVVGTGGDRSHTVNISTMTSIVIAAAGVPVVKHGNRAASSKSGGADVLEALGIDITLGAADVARCVEELGIGFCFAPVFHPAFRFTGPPRSQIGIPTVFNVLGPLTNPARPQRGLIGCAFVDLAPVLAQAFAERGNSVLVVRGDDGLDELTTTTTSTVWQVVDGEVHELTLDPTDLGIGRVELAALQGGDATVNAAIARDLFAGTTGPVREAVLLNAAGAIVAFEQTSAMSSAQLTDAMGKATARAAAVVDNGDATRLLDRWAALSTELAAAAR, encoded by the coding sequence GTGAGCAGCACACAGACCTCCTTCAGCTGGCCGCAGATCCTCGGGCGTGTCACCGACGGCATCGACCTCTCCGTCGAGGAGGCCTCCTGGGCGATGAACGAGATCATGAGCGACGCCGCGACCGGTGCGCAGATCGCCGCGTTCGGGGTCGGCGTGAAGATGAAAGGCGCCGCGCCGGCGGAGTTGCGTGGACTCGCCTCGGCGATGCTCGAGCACGCCACGCTGGTCGAGGTCGCGGGAACCTGTGTCGACGTCGTCGGGACCGGTGGCGACCGATCGCACACGGTGAACATCTCGACCATGACCTCGATCGTGATCGCCGCTGCAGGCGTTCCGGTGGTCAAGCACGGCAATCGCGCCGCATCGTCGAAGAGCGGTGGTGCCGACGTGCTGGAGGCGCTCGGGATCGACATCACGCTCGGCGCGGCGGATGTCGCCCGCTGCGTCGAGGAGCTCGGGATCGGGTTCTGTTTCGCGCCGGTCTTCCACCCGGCCTTCCGCTTCACCGGGCCCCCGCGCAGTCAGATCGGTATACCGACCGTGTTCAACGTCCTCGGGCCGTTGACCAACCCGGCGCGTCCGCAGCGCGGACTCATCGGCTGTGCGTTCGTCGACCTGGCGCCGGTGCTCGCTCAGGCGTTCGCCGAGCGCGGCAATTCGGTGCTCGTCGTGCGCGGCGACGACGGCCTCGACGAACTGACCACCACCACCACCTCGACGGTGTGGCAGGTGGTCGACGGTGAGGTCCACGAATTGACCCTCGACCCCACCGACCTCGGTATCGGCCGGGTCGAACTCGCGGCTCTGCAGGGCGGCGACGCCACGGTCAACGCCGCGATCGCCCGCGACCTCTTCGCGGGCACCACCGGGCCCGTCCGCGAGGCCGTCCTGCTCAATGCCGCGGGTGCGATCGTCGCTTTCGAGCAGACGTCGGCGATGAGCAGCGCTCAGCTGACCGACGCGATGGGCAAGGCGACGGCACGCGCGGCGGCGGTGGTCGACAACGGCGACGCGACCCGGTTGCTGGACCGGTGGGCGGCACTCAGCACCGAGCTGGCCGCTGCGGCTCGCTGA
- a CDS encoding Lrp/AsnC family transcriptional regulator, protein MITAIVLIHADVHQIPETAQAVADIPGVSEVYSCAGDVDLIAKIKVRDHEQIADVVTGKINRLPGVSHSATHIAFRSYSSSDVEGGFSIGEE, encoded by the coding sequence ATGATCACCGCCATCGTCCTGATCCACGCCGACGTCCACCAGATCCCGGAGACCGCGCAGGCAGTGGCCGACATCCCGGGCGTCTCGGAGGTGTACTCGTGTGCCGGCGACGTCGACCTGATCGCCAAGATCAAGGTCCGCGATCACGAGCAGATCGCGGATGTGGTCACCGGGAAGATCAACCGGCTGCCCGGTGTCTCGCACAGCGCCACCCACATCGCGTTCCGCAGCTACTCCAGTTCGGATGTGGAGGGCGGCTTCTCCATCGGCGAGGAGTGA
- a CDS encoding DEDD exonuclease domain-containing protein, with amino-acid sequence MGFTAQSVGGQLTFADLENGGDDYTDRSLFDTTLVVVDLETTGGSPTEDRITEIGAVKIRGGEVIGEFATLVDPGRLIPPQIVTLTGITEAMVSDAPTIAQVLPSFVEFARGAILVAHNARFDMGFLRQNAARLDIDWPFNASLCTVTMARRILTRDEAPTVRLSALADLFDVSVRPTHRALDDARATVEVFHRLLERVGNQGVGTYRELTAYLPRSNPRLRAKRTLARDLPARPGVYLFRGPSDEVLYVGTAVDLRRRVLSYFTGSDPRRRIGEMVNLATRVDHVECAHALEAGVRELRLLAAHAPAYNRRSTQPHRGWWIVLTGERFPRLKVSRTPTEDALGPIGNRTTAATIADLIGQAAGLRSCTTRLGSASHHWCRSESVGGPQIGGCNAASDLPQTLPDYLPRVTAVRDLLSGDSDDVLTVLTDRLIRLSDAQMFESAARHRDRMSATIDALARCQRLAALCRIAELVVARPDQDRGWELAVIRHGRLASAGVARRGVAPMPVAATLVAAAETVVADDGPLLGAAPEEAGLLYRWVTEPGARIVSASEPFALPGACAERWSAWSQTAHAARTAPRRAG; translated from the coding sequence GGTTCACAGCACAATCGGTCGGCGGTCAACTGACCTTCGCCGACCTCGAGAACGGCGGCGACGACTACACGGACCGCTCGCTGTTCGACACGACCCTGGTCGTCGTCGACCTCGAGACCACGGGCGGCAGCCCGACGGAGGATCGCATCACCGAGATCGGGGCGGTGAAGATCCGCGGCGGAGAGGTGATCGGCGAGTTCGCCACCCTGGTCGATCCGGGCCGGCTCATCCCGCCCCAGATCGTCACGCTCACCGGCATCACCGAGGCGATGGTCAGCGACGCTCCGACCATCGCGCAGGTGCTGCCGTCGTTCGTGGAGTTCGCCCGGGGTGCCATCCTGGTGGCCCACAACGCGCGGTTCGACATGGGCTTCCTCCGCCAGAACGCGGCCCGGCTCGACATCGACTGGCCGTTCAACGCGAGTCTCTGCACGGTCACCATGGCCCGGCGCATCCTCACCCGCGACGAGGCACCGACGGTCCGGTTGTCGGCGCTGGCCGACCTGTTCGACGTCTCCGTACGGCCCACCCACCGTGCCCTCGACGACGCCCGCGCAACCGTGGAGGTCTTCCACCGGCTGCTCGAGCGGGTCGGCAACCAGGGAGTCGGGACCTATCGGGAGCTCACCGCCTACCTACCCCGGTCGAACCCGCGACTGCGGGCCAAACGCACCCTGGCCCGCGACCTCCCGGCGCGCCCCGGTGTCTACCTGTTCCGCGGACCGTCCGACGAGGTCCTCTATGTCGGCACCGCCGTCGACCTCCGCCGTCGGGTGCTCTCCTACTTCACCGGCAGCGATCCCCGACGACGGATCGGCGAGATGGTGAACCTGGCCACCCGCGTCGATCACGTCGAGTGTGCCCACGCGCTCGAGGCGGGCGTCCGCGAACTGCGCCTGCTTGCCGCCCACGCGCCCGCCTACAACCGCCGATCGACCCAGCCCCACCGCGGCTGGTGGATCGTGCTCACCGGCGAACGCTTTCCGCGGTTGAAGGTCTCCCGCACGCCGACCGAGGACGCCCTCGGTCCCATCGGCAACCGGACGACCGCCGCGACCATCGCCGACCTCATCGGTCAGGCGGCCGGATTACGCAGCTGTACAACACGATTGGGTTCGGCGTCGCATCACTGGTGTCGATCGGAGTCGGTGGGTGGGCCGCAGATCGGCGGGTGCAATGCCGCATCGGACCTCCCGCAGACCCTCCCGGACTATCTGCCCCGGGTCACCGCGGTCCGCGACCTGCTCTCCGGTGACTCCGACGACGTGCTCACCGTGCTCACCGACCGGCTGATCCGACTGTCCGACGCCCAGATGTTCGAGAGCGCGGCACGACACCGGGATCGGATGTCGGCGACCATCGACGCCCTCGCGCGCTGCCAGCGACTCGCCGCCCTGTGCCGCATCGCGGAACTGGTGGTGGCCCGGCCCGATCAGGACCGCGGGTGGGAACTGGCGGTGATCCGGCACGGACGGCTGGCCAGCGCGGGGGTGGCGCGCCGCGGGGTGGCGCCGATGCCGGTGGCCGCCACCCTCGTCGCCGCAGCGGAGACGGTGGTGGCCGACGACGGGCCGCTGCTCGGCGCGGCGCCGGAGGAGGCGGGCCTGCTGTATCGCTGGGTCACCGAGCCGGGGGCACGCATCGTCTCGGCCTCCGAACCGTTCGCCCTGCCCGGCGCCTGTGCCGAGCGATGGTCGGCGTGGTCGCAGACCGCGCACGCCGCCCGCACGGCCCCACGGCGTGCCGGTTGA